A single window of Syngnathus acus chromosome 23, fSynAcu1.2, whole genome shotgun sequence DNA harbors:
- the pdzrn4 gene encoding PDZ domain-containing RING finger protein 4: MGCNLCTLQKREEHYKLLYEIAQVNRRNFSKVEQDETAAEAVRRDPVVASEEEGCVADVCTQTDITFEHIMALAKLRPATPPVPDVCPFLLSDSCHSLHTMEHEFYECPEYLSNIPAEVERTEEFVYEEVELCKQNTQEKLGLTLCYRTDEDEDMAIYVSQVEPNSLAARDGRIKNGDRILQINGHTVHDREKAVSLLSGEHGKSIVLLVTRPETQLEDDVWLDDEQQELVKELKMEILEVGKKNCSRRQDEGQEERTTDAATCSSNSQDKDSGFGCGTDSPEHQPLSAGLCRRSPAQCLRDQWRAQNPHSKRGALIPQDKQRTASQGQGCEGVVSVHDGGSGILALENHFQQLLEVKCQIRKGVECGVYSIRHSIECSLTEQGGGPGDSAEEAEEGEGVEQELRMLNEELRSIELECQNIMQAHQLRRQTDALTPPSSSPGRRLKNHGRLADIYEHPKSREKDNSSAYNTAESARSTPLRVEPSPEHSLQRRISIANQKNLQMASSSSIPVPKSQGSPEHGAPADPVVFSSSPDQSNPSRSESDPALPADDERCEKKGRTKDPKRKSPFASYQTSPYHGSLGSRQLQGYMQLLQQHSSLEYTQSQLSLLSVCRDPLNRNARSGEPRLEWKVKVRADGSRYVARRPARDRILRERALRIREERSGGMTTDDDAMSEMKMGRYWSKEERKQHLARAREQRKRREFMQKSRFECLKEGLASGVDAHKELNILELSHKKMMKKRNKKILDNWMTIQELMSHGARVPDDSQVHNAFLSVTTV, translated from the exons ATGGGCTGCAATTTGTGCACCTTGCAGAAACGGGAGGAGCACTACAAGCTGCTCTACGAGATTGCACAG GTGAACAGGCGTAACTTCTCCAAGGTGGAGCAGGATGAGACGGCGGCGGAGGCCGTACGACGAGATCCCGTCGTGGCGTCGGAGGAGGAGGGTTGCGTCGCCGACGTGTGCACGCAAACCGACATCACCTTCGAGCACATCATGGCGTTGGCAAAGCTCCGACCGGCGACGCCGCCCGTGCCCGACGTCTGCCCGTTCTTATTGTCTGACAG CTGCCATTCTCTCCACACAATGGAACACGAGTTCTACGAATGTCCTGAGTACCTGTCCAATATACCTGCTGAAGTGGAGCGGACTGAAGAGTTTGTTTATGAG GAAGTGGAGTTATGCAAGCAGAACACTCAAGAGAAACTGGGCCTAACGTTGTGCTACCGGACGGATGAGGACGAGGACATGGCCATTTACGTCAGCCAG GTGGAGCCCAACAGTTTAGCAGCAAGAGACGGACGCATTAAGAACGGCGATCGTATTCTACAA ATAAATGGCCATACGGTGCATGATAGAGAGAAGGCAGTTTCCTTGCTATCAGGAGAACATGGAAAGAGCATCGTCCTGCTGGTGACGAGGCCAGAGACACAG CTGGAGGATGATGTGTGGCTTGACGATGAGCAACAAGAGCTGGTGAAGGAACTGAAGATGGAGATTCTGGAGGTGGGGAAGAAGAATTGCAGCCGCAGGCAAGACGAG GGTCAAGAGGAAAGGACAACGGACGCAGCGACCTGCTCCTCCAACAGCCAAGACAAAGACAGCGGGTTCGGGTGCGGTACCGACAGTCCCGAGCACCAACCGTTATCGGCCGGTCTTTGCAGGAGAAGTCCAGCTCAGTGTTTGAGGGACCAATGGCGAGCCCAGAATCCACACAGCAAGCGAGGTGCTCTGATTCCACAGGACAAGCAAAGGACAGCAAGTCAAGGCCAAGGTTGCGAAGGGGTAGTGAGCGTTCACGACGGTGGAAGTGGGATCTTGGCTCTGGAGAATCACTTCCAGCAACTTCTGGAAGTCAAGTGTCAAATCCGGAAGGGCGTGGAGTGCGGGGTGTACTCCATTCGACACAGTATCGAGTGCAGCCTCACGGAACAGGGAGGTGGACCTGGAGATAGCGCTGAGGAGGCTGAGGAAGGTGAAGGGGTGGAGCAAGAGCTGAGGATGTTGAATGAAGAACTACGCAGCATTGAGCTCGAATGTCAGAACATCATGCAGGCCCATCAGCTCCGCCGGCAGACGGATGCCTTAACCCCGCCGTCTTCTTCACCGGGTCGTAGGCTCAAGAACCACGGCAGACTGGCAGACATTTACGAACACCCCAAGAGCCGAGAAAAAGATAACTCCAGTGCCTACAACACAGCCGAGAGCGCACGGTCCACCCCGCTGAGGGTGGAGCCATCTCCCGAGCACTCCCTGCAGAGACGCATCAGCATCGCCAACCAGAAGAACCTCCAAATGGCCTCCAGCAGCTCCATCCCTGTTCCTAAGTCTCAGGGCTCACCGGAACATGGTGCACCAGCAGATCCCGTTGTTTTCTCAAGCAGCCCCGATCAGAGTAACCCCTCTCGATCCGAGTCCGACCCGGCGCTGCCTGCGGACGATGAACGCTGTGAGAAAAAGGGGAGAACCAAAgatccaaaaagaaaatcgcCGTTTGCCTCATACCAAACAAGTCCTTACCACGGCTCGCTCGGATCCCGGCAACTTCAG GGCTACATGCAGCTGCTACAACAGCACTCTTCCTTGGAGTATACCCAGAGCCAGCTGAGTCTCCTGAGCGTCTGCCGGGATCCGCTGAACCGTAATGCTCGCTCCGGGGAACCTCGTTTGGAGTGGAAGGTCAAAGTGCGAGCGGACGGTTCCCGCTACGTGGCCCGGAGACCGGCTCGAGACCGTATCCTTAGAGAGCGGGCGCTCCGGATCCGAGAGGAACGCAGCGGCGGCATGACCACGGACGACGACGCCATGAGCGAGATGAAGATGGGTCGCTACTGGAGCAAGGAGGAGAGGAAGCAGCATCTGGCGAGAGCCAGGgagcagaggaagaggagggagtTCATGCAGAAGAGTCGCTTTGAGTGTTTGAAGGAGGGTCTGGCCAGCGGGGTCGACGCCCACAAGGAGCTCAACATCCTGGAACTCAGTCACaagaagatgatgaagaaACGCAACAAAAAGATTCTGGACAATTGGATGACCATCCAGGAACTGATGAGTCACGGGGCTCGAGTCCCAGACGACTCCCAAGTCCATAACGCCTTCTTGTCTGTTACGACGGTgtag
- the cntn1b gene encoding contactin 1b, which yields MASTTLLLLLALVSLASVTLAILFGEPRIFGEEATGYGPIFEEEPVDVVYSEDSPDGRISMNCRARANPPASYRWRRDHWEIKLMEQPDEHYSLVGGNLVISNPRQKKHAGTYICVAWNIYGTVISKEARVKFGFLEEFPQEERDPVTVKEGQGAVLLCAPPKAWPEEVSYRWIFNEFPVFLNMDRRRFVSQRTGNLYISKVEVQDAGNYSCFVSSPVLGKSVFSKFIPLIPLPPDDGEERKYPADIRVKFPDTTAMLASNITLECFALGNPIPHIVWRKVDATDLPANHEISESGAVLHLYNVQYEDVGGYECEAINTKGKDWHKSWLYVESAPEWAETINNTQIDIGSAHTMRCVASGKPFPFIRWYKDGYMSGKGELQFSSLTFDDSGMYQCIAENYWGIKYANAELRVIACAPTFEFNPLKKQLLGARDGRVLIECKPRAAPKPRFTWTKGKELLFNNSRISIMFDGTLEILNATRNDEGFYTCFAENDRGKANSSGYLTIMEATSITVAPEDSEVKVGDEVILTCSASYDPMLDIAFIWAIDFRVIDFHTEWQHFERIMTQEGSGNLRIKNAQIWHEGRYTCTAQTVVDSDTAYADLKVVGVPGPPGVIRVEDIGDTWVKLLWTKGAEHNSPILYYTIQTRHFWSLHEDDWRNASTSPTFLDGTVERAEVTDLYAWMEYQFRIIATNAYGSGEASIPSLKIKTWDALPVVSPTDVEGYGGRNGEIIITWKPVEPWYFYGKKFGYIVAFKPYDGYDWWYETISDPETRRYVHKDSFFLPGDDDFQVREFQVKIKSFNVKGDGPYSLTKVIYYPRDVPTDPPTDVYARPVSSTEALVWWLPVVDTGTGLQQYIEGYQVKYWRKYYDTEPGANRIFANATANQTRLENMLPDTHYLIEVRAFNGAGLGPPGDHCEMFTKRTPPAEPPRMWRFISWTGKWLYVWWDHISYDWFGNVSFPLYYKVMFRKTGYIYGKVYVTGWHFMDFPMPQFGDYELMVRGRYEGGDGPVRTIKLLGKASMISPTLSLASALLLALCIVGL from the exons ATGGCCTCCACCAccttgctgctgttgctggcaCTCGTCTCCTTGGCCTCCGTCACGT TGGCCATCTTATTTGGGGAGCCCAGGATATTTGGGG AGGAAGCTACTGGTTACGGTCCCATATTTGAGGAGGAGCCAGTGGACGTGGTCTACAGCGAGGACTCCCCCGATGGGAGGATCTCCATGAACTGCAGGGCCCGTGCCAACCCTCCAGCCTCGTACAG GTGGCGCCGTGACCACTGGGAGATCAAGCTGATGGAGCAACCGGATGAGCACTACAGCTTAGTAGGGGGCAACTTGGTCATCAGCAACCCCAGACAGAAGAAGCACGCCGGCACGTACATCTGCGTGGCTTGGAACATCTACGGCACGGTCATCAGCAAGGAGGCCCGCGTCAAATTTGGAT TTCTGGAGGAGTTTCCTCAAGAGGAGAGAGACCCAGTTACTGTAAAAGAAGGCCAAGGGGCGGTTCTGCTGTGTGCCCCTCCCAAAGCGTGGCCAG AGGAAGTGTCTTACCGCTGGATCTTCAACGAGTTCCCCGTGTTCCTCAACATGGACCGTCGCCGTTTTGTCTCGCAGAGGACCGGCAACTTATACATCTCCAAAGTGGAGGTTCAGGACGCCGGGAACTACTCGTGCTTTGTCTCCAGCCCCGTCCTGGGGAAGAGCGTCTTCTCCAAGTTCATCCCGCTCATCCCTTTGCCGCCAGATGACG gtgaagaaagaaaatatccAGCAGACATCAGAGTGAAGTTCCCGGACACAACAGCCATGCTAGCTTCCAACATCACGCTGGAATGCTTTGCTCTGGGGAA TCCCATCCCCCACATTGTATGGAGGAAAGTGGACGCCACAGACTTGCCCGCCAACCACGAGATCAGCGAATCGGGCGCCGTCTTGCACCTCTACAACGTCCAGTACGAAGACGTGGGAGGCTACGAGTGCGAGGCCATCAACACCAAAGGGAAGGATTGGCACAAGTCCTGGCTCTACGTGGAGT CTGCTCCAGAGTGGGCCGAGACCATCAACAACACCCAGATAGACATTGGCTCTGCGCACACCATGCGCTGTGTTGCATCTGGGAAGCCTTTCCCATTCATCCGCTGGTACAAAGATGGCTATATG TCAGGAAAAGGTGAGCTTCAGTTCTCCAGCTTGACATTTGATGATTCCGGGATGTACCAGTGCATCGCAGAGAACTACTGGGGCATCAAATACGCCAACGCTGAGCTGCGAGTGATCG CCTGCGCTCCAACATTCGAGTTCAACCCCCTGAAGAAGCAGCTCCTCGGCGCCCGAGACGGCCGCGTGTTGATCGAGTGTAAACCTCGAGCAGCCCCCAAGCCTCGTTTCACCTGGACCAAGGGCAAGGAGCTGCTCTTCAACAATTCACG CATCTCCATCATGTTCGACGGCACTCTGGAGATTCTTAATGCCACGAGAAACGACGAAGGTTTCTACACATGCTTTGCTGAGAACGACAGAGGGAAGGCCAACAGCTCGGGTTATCTCACCATCATGG AGGCGACCAGCATCACGGTGGCTCCCGAAGATTCGGAGGTGAAGGTGGGCGACGAGGTCATCCTGACCTGCTCGGCCTCTTATGACCCCATGCTGGATATCGCCTTCATCTGGGCCATCGACTTCCGGGTCATCGACTTTCACACCGAGTGGCAACACTTTGAGCGCATCATG ACCCAGGAAGGCAGTGGGAACCTACGTATCAAGAACGCGCAAATCTGGCACGAAGGCCGCTACACGTGCACGGCTCAGACCGTGGTGGACAGCGACACGGCGTACGCAGACCTAAAAGTCGTCG GTGTCCCGGGGCCTCCTGGCGTCATCCGAGTGGAGGACATTGGAGACACATGGGTGAAGCTGTTGTGGACCAAAGGAGCAGAACATAACAGTCCCATTCTGTACTACACCATCCAGACCAGGCACTTCTGGTCTCTGCATGAGGACGACTGGAGGAACGCCAGCACCT CTCCCACCTTCCTCGACGGCACCGTGGAGCGGGCCGAGGTCACCGACCTCTACGCTTGGATGGAGTATCAGTTCCGGATCATCGCCACCAACGCGTACGGCTCGGGAGAAGCCAGCATTCCCTCGCTCAAGATCAAAACTTGGGACGCAC TACCGGTGGTCTCTCCCACAGATGTCGAAGGCTACGGTGGTCGGAATGGTGAGATCATCATCACATGGAAG CCTGTGGAGCCGTGGTATTTCTACGGCAAAAAGTTCGGCTACATCGTGGCCTTCAAGCCTTACGACGGGTACGATTGGTGGTACGAGACCATCTCCGACCCGGAAACCAGACGCTACGTCCACAAGGACTCCTTCTTCCTCCCTGGCGATGACGACTTCCAAGTGAGGGAATTCCAGGTGAAGATCAAGAGCTTCAACGTGAAGGGAGACGGACCCTACTCCCTCACCAAGGTCATCTACTACCCTCGAGACG TGCCCACAGACCCGCCAACAGATGTTTACGCCCGGCCAGTGTCGTCCACTGAAGCTCTGGTGTGGTGGCTCCCGGTAGTGGACACAGGGACGGGTCTGCAGCAGTACATTGAGGGCTACCAG GTTAAATACTGGCGAAAGTACTACGACACGGAGCCCGGAGCCAATCGCATATTTGCAAACGCCACGGCAAACCAAACCAGATTGGAGAACATGCTGCCTGATACGCATTACCTCATCGAAGTCCGAGCTTTTAACGGAGCAGGTCTCGGGCCGCCTGGCGATCACTGCGAGATGTTCACCAAAAGAACAC CGCCAGCGGAGCCCCCCAGGATGTGGCGCTTCATCTCCTGGACCGGAAAGTGGCTATACGTGTGGTGGGATCACATCTCGTACGACTGGTTTGGGAACGTATCTTTCCCGCTCTATTATAAG GTCATGTTCCGGAAGACGGGCTACATCTACGGGAAGGTCTACGTCACAGGCTGGCACTTCATGGACTTCCCAATGCCGCAATTTGGCGACTACGAGCTTATGGTCCGCGGACGCTACGAGGGAGGCGACGGGCCCGTCAGAACCATTAAGCTGCTGG GTAAGGCCTCCATGATCTCGCCCACGCTAAGCCTCGCCTCTGCACTGTTGCTGGCGCTGTGCATTGTGGGATTGTAG